In Numidum massiliense, a single genomic region encodes these proteins:
- a CDS encoding 2-oxoacid:acceptor oxidoreductase subunit alpha yields the protein MFDSLTWKVGGTQGEGIDSTGEIFATTLNRRGHYIFAYRHFMSLIKGGHTNFKVRVSTHKVGYHGDGLDVLIAFDQTTIDHNWHELNEDAVLIYDASKLKKPVIPTDKPGVHLCPVPVTDMAKDVGSAIMKNMVACGVSAAIVGLSSDIFNTLIEERFEKKGEKVVASNKAAIQAGFDYALEAYGVLKSVPAPASETDAGGHVYISGNEAVSMGALFAGCRLLAAYPITPATEIMYWALANWPKYGGKVVQAEDEIAACMMAIGANYAGTRAMTSTSGPGFSLMQEAIGLAGISETPLVVVDVMRGGPATGLPTKTEQSDLNELLYGSHGEIPRIVLAPSTVEECFYYTIEAFNLAEQYQCPVIVASDLFLGMSKQSLALGDIDPDKVTIDRGALLSDDALAELPARTYARYKVTDSGVSPRAIPGQKNGMFTALSNEHGESSPVEIEDPETRVLMMDKRMKKLTTFDFGERAYAYDGPVETDITLAGFGSTVSQMKEVAAVLRAQGVKVGVLTVKVLTPFPDAPVSDILAGAGKIVVVENNATGQFAALLKQRVGFHSKMSSCLKYSGDPFTVQEILAHCAQVKGVAI from the coding sequence GTGTTTGACAGTTTAACGTGGAAGGTTGGGGGGACCCAAGGAGAAGGTATTGACAGTACAGGGGAGATTTTTGCGACGACTCTCAATCGCCGCGGCCACTATATATTCGCGTACCGCCATTTCATGTCCTTAATTAAAGGGGGACATACGAATTTCAAAGTGCGCGTCAGTACACATAAAGTTGGCTATCACGGAGACGGTCTCGACGTCTTAATCGCCTTTGACCAGACGACGATTGATCACAATTGGCACGAACTGAATGAAGATGCTGTCCTTATTTACGATGCGAGCAAATTGAAAAAACCAGTGATTCCGACGGACAAACCAGGTGTTCATTTATGTCCGGTGCCAGTGACGGATATGGCGAAAGACGTCGGCAGTGCGATTATGAAAAACATGGTCGCCTGCGGGGTGTCGGCGGCAATCGTCGGGCTGTCTAGTGACATTTTTAATACGCTCATTGAAGAGCGTTTTGAGAAAAAAGGGGAAAAAGTGGTCGCAAGCAACAAGGCAGCGATTCAAGCAGGTTTTGACTATGCGCTCGAGGCGTATGGAGTCTTAAAGTCGGTACCGGCGCCCGCGTCGGAAACGGACGCAGGCGGACACGTGTACATTTCGGGCAACGAAGCCGTCAGTATGGGGGCGCTGTTCGCCGGGTGTCGCCTCCTCGCCGCCTACCCGATTACGCCCGCGACAGAAATCATGTATTGGGCGCTCGCCAACTGGCCGAAGTACGGCGGCAAAGTCGTGCAAGCCGAAGATGAGATCGCCGCGTGCATGATGGCGATCGGTGCTAACTACGCAGGGACACGGGCGATGACGTCGACGTCTGGACCGGGGTTTTCGCTCATGCAAGAAGCGATCGGCTTGGCCGGCATTTCCGAAACGCCACTCGTCGTCGTCGATGTCATGCGCGGCGGGCCGGCGACTGGTTTGCCGACGAAGACGGAACAATCCGACCTAAACGAACTGCTGTACGGGTCACATGGGGAGATCCCGCGCATCGTGCTCGCCCCGTCGACGGTTGAAGAATGTTTTTACTACACGATCGAAGCGTTCAACTTGGCGGAGCAGTACCAATGTCCGGTCATCGTCGCCTCCGACTTGTTCCTCGGCATGTCCAAACAGTCACTCGCCCTCGGCGACATCGATCCGGATAAAGTAACGATCGACCGCGGTGCCCTGCTCAGCGACGACGCGCTCGCTGAACTACCGGCACGGACGTATGCGCGGTATAAAGTGACGGATTCGGGCGTTTCGCCACGCGCGATCCCCGGGCAGAAAAACGGTATGTTTACCGCCCTGTCGAACGAGCACGGGGAAAGCAGTCCAGTCGAGATCGAAGACCCGGAAACGCGCGTGCTCATGATGGATAAGCGGATGAAAAAGTTAACGACCTTCGATTTCGGCGAGCGGGCCTACGCGTACGACGGTCCGGTAGAGACGGACATCACGTTAGCTGGCTTCGGTTCGACCGTGTCGCAAATGAAAGAAGTGGCCGCCGTGCTGCGGGCACAAGGCGTGAAGGTCGGCGTCCTCACCGTCAAAGTACTGACGCCGTTCCCGGATGCCCCCGTCAGCGACATTCTCGCTGGCGCCGGAAAAATCGTCGTCGTCGAAAATAACGCGACGGGACAGTTTGCCGCTTTACTGAAACAGCGGGTCGGTTTCCACAGCAAAATGTCGTCCTGCCTCAAATACAGCGGTGATCCGTTCACCGTGCAAGAAATTCTCGCGCATTGTGCGCAAGTGAAAGGGGTGGCAATCTAA
- a CDS encoding ATP-binding cassette domain-containing protein, with product MIDVQNVAARVADHIAYTDLNFHVASGEAYGILGDAGSGKTELIQLLSGVRSPESGKVTVANNRVYPNILEAQQYIGVVTRSLALFRSMTVEDNLMFWGRLLDLKARHSSERIEQRLEQVGFTGKRDDTVKSLPLLEQKKVHLAAALLHDPKVLMLDQPTERMRPKERESFLQVVSTLQQGGLTLLYATDRVDEVQRVARRVAIMDGGKILAEGTVEELRGSLGGQSQVIVRSRPLEALISYVEQQALVHTVDREEDAIRIWTSQPKQLLLQMFSEWQQTGVVTESVKVVEPTLAGVYLHLTGKSLDGC from the coding sequence ATGATAGACGTACAAAATGTTGCAGCTCGCGTAGCTGATCATATAGCGTATACGGACCTGAACTTTCACGTCGCTTCCGGGGAAGCGTACGGCATATTGGGGGACGCAGGTTCAGGAAAAACAGAACTTATTCAACTGTTGTCCGGTGTGCGTTCTCCCGAGAGCGGTAAGGTAACAGTCGCTAATAACCGCGTGTACCCGAATATTTTGGAAGCACAGCAATACATTGGCGTCGTCACCCGTTCGCTTGCCCTTTTTCGCTCGATGACTGTGGAGGATAATTTGATGTTCTGGGGGCGGTTGCTCGATTTAAAAGCACGCCACTCGAGTGAGAGGATCGAGCAGCGGCTGGAACAAGTGGGCTTTACGGGGAAACGCGACGACACCGTTAAGTCGCTTCCGTTATTAGAGCAAAAAAAAGTGCACCTCGCCGCGGCACTGTTACACGATCCAAAAGTGCTTATGTTGGATCAACCGACTGAGCGCATGCGACCGAAAGAGAGGGAGTCCTTCTTACAGGTCGTATCCACCTTGCAGCAAGGAGGCTTGACGTTACTGTACGCCACTGACCGCGTCGACGAAGTGCAGCGGGTTGCAAGGCGCGTCGCTATTATGGACGGCGGGAAAATTTTGGCGGAAGGCACAGTAGAGGAGTTGCGCGGCTCGTTAGGCGGGCAGTCGCAAGTGATCGTCCGCAGTCGCCCGCTGGAAGCGTTAATTAGTTATGTCGAGCAACAGGCACTCGTACACACGGTCGACCGCGAGGAGGATGCGATACGCATTTGGACAAGCCAACCGAAGCAATTGCTGTTACAAATGTTTTCCGAGTGGCAGCAAACGGGCGTAGTTACCGAATCGGTGAAAGTGGTTGAGCCAACGCTGGCAGGGGTCTACTTACACTTGACAGGCAAGTCGCTCGACGGCTGTTGA
- a CDS encoding DUF3055 domain-containing protein — MAAYERLYDESEQAHVRYVGFLTEKNRYDLGIVYTSMFFGKTLVVDMQTGRSALLCEEEVDQLSQLQKLFNLDDLQEAEQLASFLKVALPKQTPENQY, encoded by the coding sequence ATGGCAGCTTACGAGCGATTGTACGATGAATCCGAACAAGCACACGTGCGATACGTCGGTTTTTTGACGGAAAAGAATCGTTACGATTTAGGGATCGTGTACACGAGTATGTTTTTCGGAAAGACGTTAGTGGTCGACATGCAAACTGGGCGCTCGGCACTTTTGTGCGAAGAAGAAGTTGACCAGCTGTCGCAGCTGCAGAAGCTATTTAACCTCGACGATTTACAGGAGGCAGAACAACTTGCGAGTTTTCTCAAAGTTGCCCTGCCGAAACAAACGCCGGAAAATCAGTATTAA
- a CDS encoding heavy metal translocating P-type ATPase: MLNRKQIVILSGSAIVLALALRYFEITPLVADGLFVFATVLAGDPIARKAIQLVRFKVVGIEALVTGAVTGALFIGEFWEAAAVTFLFIFGSYLEERSLEKTRSSLQNLLALSPTEARVIRDGVEQNISPSEVVKGENVFIRPGEKIPIDGTVVAGHASVNQAAITGESEPVRCEPGDDVYSGTVLETGYLEVQAEQVGEDTTFARIVQMVEEAQETKASSQRFLERFSRYYTPAIMVLAVLVYFVTWDVRLTLTLLVISCPGALVISVPVSIVAGIGNAAKNGILIKGGDYLEKAGKVDVVAFDKTGTLTVGKPHVTGVRAYEGTEAHILALAAGAETHSEHHLARAIITKARDELEDSDIPAAKDFQVFPGQGVKAVLQGRHILLGNRTLMKNNGVAISTAIEDDLQREERRRQTAVLLADESRGIIGRLSIADVVRDDAAHIVQQLKREGIAKVVMLTGDNQRTADAVAEQLGVTTVYADLMPEDKVRVIEQLQQRGKTVAMAGDGINDAPALATADLGIAMGVAGTDVAMETADVVLMTDNLRQIQYAFALSRAAVRNIRQNIVFSVSVVILLMLGVLFNKIFMASGMLIHELSVILVILNAIRLLRIKPEQKRLKPSSKVKAERMLNVGN, translated from the coding sequence GTGTTGAATCGAAAACAGATAGTCATTCTCTCCGGAAGTGCTATCGTCCTAGCGCTCGCACTGCGTTACTTTGAGATTACCCCGTTAGTGGCTGATGGGCTCTTCGTCTTCGCGACTGTTCTCGCCGGTGATCCGATCGCCCGCAAAGCGATCCAGCTCGTGCGCTTTAAAGTAGTCGGGATCGAAGCGCTAGTAACCGGCGCCGTGACAGGGGCGCTCTTCATCGGAGAATTTTGGGAAGCGGCAGCCGTTACCTTTTTGTTTATCTTCGGGTCTTACCTCGAAGAGCGTTCACTAGAAAAAACGCGGTCGTCCTTACAAAATTTATTAGCCCTCTCTCCTACCGAGGCTAGAGTCATACGCGACGGTGTCGAGCAAAACATCTCCCCCTCTGAAGTCGTCAAGGGGGAGAATGTATTCATTCGTCCAGGGGAAAAGATCCCGATCGACGGAACAGTCGTTGCCGGGCATGCTTCCGTCAACCAAGCTGCCATTACTGGAGAATCCGAACCTGTTCGCTGTGAGCCCGGAGACGACGTGTACAGCGGTACGGTACTTGAAACCGGCTATTTAGAAGTGCAAGCCGAACAAGTTGGGGAAGACACGACTTTCGCCCGCATCGTGCAAATGGTGGAAGAAGCGCAAGAAACGAAAGCGTCGTCCCAGCGGTTTCTCGAACGCTTCTCCCGCTACTACACCCCGGCAATTATGGTGTTGGCCGTGCTCGTTTACTTTGTCACTTGGGATGTTAGACTGACATTGACCTTGCTCGTCATTTCCTGTCCGGGGGCACTCGTCATTTCCGTTCCCGTGTCGATCGTCGCCGGGATCGGAAATGCGGCGAAGAACGGCATCCTCATCAAAGGTGGCGACTATTTAGAAAAGGCGGGGAAAGTGGACGTCGTCGCTTTTGACAAGACGGGGACGTTGACGGTAGGCAAACCGCATGTTACAGGGGTTCGCGCCTACGAAGGAACAGAAGCGCACATTCTCGCTTTGGCCGCTGGGGCGGAGACGCACTCTGAGCACCACTTGGCGCGAGCGATCATCACCAAAGCGCGGGACGAGCTGGAAGACAGTGACATTCCTGCGGCAAAAGACTTTCAAGTTTTTCCCGGTCAAGGGGTGAAAGCAGTCCTTCAAGGGCGACACATATTGCTAGGGAACCGTACCTTGATGAAAAATAACGGTGTGGCCATTTCCACGGCGATCGAGGATGATTTACAGAGAGAAGAAAGGCGTAGACAGACAGCTGTCCTTCTCGCTGACGAGAGCAGGGGCATTATCGGGCGCCTGTCGATCGCCGACGTCGTCCGCGATGACGCGGCTCACATCGTGCAGCAATTAAAACGCGAAGGTATTGCGAAAGTCGTCATGCTCACGGGAGACAATCAGCGCACGGCTGACGCTGTCGCTGAACAACTAGGAGTTACGACTGTGTATGCCGATTTAATGCCTGAAGATAAGGTGCGCGTCATCGAACAACTGCAACAGCGCGGGAAAACTGTGGCGATGGCGGGGGACGGTATTAACGACGCGCCTGCCTTGGCGACAGCGGACCTCGGCATCGCGATGGGAGTTGCCGGTACGGACGTCGCCATGGAAACGGCCGATGTCGTCTTAATGACAGACAATTTGCGGCAAATACAGTACGCCTTCGCACTGAGCCGTGCGGCAGTGCGCAATATTCGCCAGAACATCGTCTTCTCCGTCAGTGTCGTTATCCTTCTCATGCTCGGGGTGTTGTTCAATAAAATATTTATGGCCTCAGGGATGCTAATCCATGAATTAAGCGTGATCCTCGTAATCCTTAATGCAATCCGCTTACTAAGGATTAAACCAGAACAGAAAAGGTTAAAGCCATCTTCTAAAGTCAAGGCGGAAAGAATGTTAAACGTTGGAAACTAG
- a CDS encoding aminotransferase class I/II-fold pyridoxal phosphate-dependent enzyme, translating to MNERQKRTPLFDCLKRHAARDPWQFHIPGHKKGAGMDPEFAAFIGRNALAIDLINIAPLDDLHHPHGAIYEAQQLAAEAFGADATFFSVQGTSGAIMTMVMAVCKPGDKIVVPRNVHKSVLTAIIYAGAHPLFLHPEMDENIGIAHGITVSAVEKVLRKHPDVRAVLVINPTYYGIAANLEEIVRLTHRFDIPVLVDEAHGVHTHFHESLPLSAMQAGADMAATSVHKLGGSLTQSSVLNVRTDRIDLGRVQTAISMLTTTSTSYVLLASLDAARRYLATSGHARIADTLQLAEKARRRINELPGLSCVGREILRTEATYDMDESKLIIHVKELGISGFQAETWLREQCNIEVELSDLYNVLCLVTTGDDAQSIAALVQGLTKLSNHYYSPRVKSPITVQVPQIPQLALSPREAFYAPKESVPFREAAGRVTAEFVMIYPPGIPVLLPGEVVTADNLAYIEKHLDAGLPVQGPEDETMRHLQVVK from the coding sequence ATGAACGAACGGCAAAAGCGAACGCCCTTATTCGATTGCCTCAAACGCCATGCTGCCCGCGACCCGTGGCAATTTCACATTCCCGGGCATAAAAAAGGCGCCGGCATGGATCCTGAATTTGCCGCTTTTATCGGTCGCAATGCGCTCGCGATCGATTTAATTAACATCGCGCCACTGGATGACTTGCACCATCCACACGGCGCCATCTACGAGGCGCAGCAACTCGCAGCAGAAGCGTTCGGGGCCGATGCGACTTTTTTTTCGGTGCAAGGAACGAGCGGCGCAATTATGACGATGGTCATGGCTGTATGCAAACCGGGCGACAAAATTGTCGTGCCGCGCAACGTGCATAAATCAGTGTTGACAGCGATCATTTATGCCGGGGCACACCCGCTATTTCTCCATCCGGAAATGGATGAAAACATCGGCATCGCGCACGGCATCACCGTATCCGCCGTGGAAAAAGTGTTACGCAAACACCCGGACGTGCGCGCCGTTCTCGTCATTAATCCAACATATTACGGCATCGCCGCCAATTTAGAGGAGATCGTACGCCTCACACACCGCTTTGACATACCGGTCCTCGTCGACGAAGCTCACGGCGTCCATACGCACTTTCACGAGTCGTTGCCGCTGTCAGCGATGCAAGCTGGCGCCGACATGGCGGCGACGAGTGTACACAAATTGGGCGGCTCGCTCACGCAATCGTCTGTGCTCAACGTCCGCACCGACCGGATCGACCTCGGCCGCGTGCAGACGGCGATTAGTATGTTGACAACGACGTCGACGTCGTACGTGCTGCTCGCCTCACTCGACGCCGCGCGCCGCTATTTGGCGACGTCGGGGCACGCGCGCATCGCCGACACGCTGCAATTAGCGGAAAAAGCACGGCGCCGCATTAACGAACTCCCCGGATTGTCTTGCGTCGGGCGAGAAATTTTGCGTACGGAAGCGACGTACGATATGGATGAGAGTAAATTAATTATTCACGTCAAAGAATTAGGAATTAGCGGTTTCCAAGCGGAAACGTGGTTGCGCGAACAGTGTAACATCGAGGTCGAGCTAAGTGATCTGTACAACGTGTTGTGCCTCGTGACGACTGGGGACGACGCGCAGTCGATCGCGGCACTCGTGCAAGGATTAACGAAACTGTCCAACCATTACTACTCACCGCGCGTCAAAAGCCCGATTACCGTGCAAGTACCGCAAATTCCGCAGCTCGCCCTGTCGCCGCGCGAAGCGTTTTACGCACCTAAAGAGTCGGTACCGTTCCGCGAGGCCGCAGGTCGTGTCACCGCCGAATTCGTGATGATTTACCCACCGGGTATTCCCGTCTTATTGCCCGGCGAGGTGGTAACAGCAGACAATTTAGCCTACATCGAGAAGCACCTCGACGCTGGCTTGCCCGTACAAGGTCCGGAAGACGAGACAATGCGTCACCTACAGGTTGTCAAATAG
- a CDS encoding YolD-like family protein, giving the protein MKARGNKLFAGSRMILPEHRQLLCERMAADAHIAKPTLDEQQYEQMERALGHILQDPHRRARIVLWHPQGTVEARGQLLHVDQLNRTLQLRAHGEVASRSLPLDTVLHIAPDE; this is encoded by the coding sequence ATGAAAGCACGCGGAAACAAACTGTTCGCCGGCTCGCGCATGATACTTCCGGAACACCGCCAACTACTATGCGAACGCATGGCGGCCGACGCGCACATCGCCAAACCGACGTTAGACGAACAACAGTACGAACAGATGGAGCGGGCCTTAGGACACATTTTGCAAGACCCGCACCGCCGTGCGCGAATCGTTCTGTGGCACCCGCAAGGCACCGTCGAAGCGAGGGGTCAGTTGCTACACGTCGATCAGCTCAACCGCACCTTACAACTGCGCGCGCACGGGGAAGTAGCTAGTCGATCACTGCCGCTAGACACCGTGTTACACATCGCGCCAGACGAGTGA
- a CDS encoding DNA polymerase IV, with amino-acid sequence MAQTILMADMRSFYASVEIALNPKLRGLPVAVCGDPTRRSGICLAASPEAKRRGVKTAMACWQVLEACPEAVIVRPQMQTYIDFALRIRDIAYSFTPLVEVFSIDEMWLDVSGCKALFGSPWEIARKLRQRIKREVGVECCIAISHNKFMSKMCLDHEAKKAPQQIAAWHPADVKRKMWPMPIEKMYMVASRMTRNFQRLGIYTIGDLAHYPVEWLERHFGIMGRVYHELANGIDDSPVCPGTFQEEMKGISHGMTLPQDYRDRRSIAVVIRELGDEVCRRARTQGKAGRTVSLSVRHFDLNSGFHRSRSIAHPSNLSEDVCETAFALFDEHWNGQPVRAVSIGLSNLAPDRLQLELFQDKVKQRALAHTVDQLKNRFGGAAVIRAASLTDAGMVYDRTAKIGGHYK; translated from the coding sequence ATGGCGCAAACGATCCTCATGGCCGACATGCGCAGCTTTTACGCTTCAGTGGAAATCGCCTTAAACCCGAAGTTGCGCGGCCTGCCCGTCGCGGTCTGCGGCGATCCGACGCGGCGGAGCGGTATTTGCCTCGCCGCGAGTCCCGAAGCGAAGCGGCGAGGCGTGAAGACGGCAATGGCTTGCTGGCAGGTACTGGAAGCTTGTCCGGAAGCCGTCATCGTGCGGCCGCAAATGCAGACGTATATCGACTTTGCGCTGCGCATCCGCGACATTGCCTACTCCTTTACCCCTCTCGTCGAAGTGTTTTCCATCGACGAAATGTGGCTCGACGTCTCCGGATGTAAAGCACTGTTCGGCTCGCCGTGGGAAATCGCCCGCAAACTGCGGCAGCGAATCAAACGCGAGGTCGGCGTCGAGTGCTGTATCGCTATTTCGCACAACAAATTTATGAGTAAAATGTGCCTCGACCACGAAGCTAAAAAAGCGCCGCAACAAATCGCCGCCTGGCATCCGGCTGACGTCAAGCGTAAAATGTGGCCGATGCCGATCGAAAAAATGTACATGGTTGCCTCGCGTATGACGCGCAATTTTCAGCGGTTAGGCATTTACACGATCGGCGATTTGGCGCACTACCCGGTCGAGTGGCTCGAACGCCACTTCGGCATTATGGGTCGAGTGTATCACGAGCTCGCCAACGGCATCGACGACAGCCCAGTCTGTCCTGGGACGTTTCAAGAGGAAATGAAGGGCATCAGCCACGGAATGACTTTGCCACAAGACTACCGCGACCGGCGCAGCATCGCTGTCGTCATCCGTGAACTGGGCGACGAAGTGTGCCGCCGCGCCCGCACGCAAGGCAAAGCGGGGCGCACCGTTTCCCTTAGCGTACGCCATTTCGACTTAAATTCCGGTTTTCACCGTTCTCGCTCGATCGCGCACCCTTCCAACTTGTCGGAAGACGTCTGTGAGACGGCGTTTGCGCTGTTCGACGAACATTGGAACGGTCAACCGGTGCGCGCTGTCTCTATCGGACTGTCCAACCTCGCGCCGGATCGGCTGCAGCTCGAACTGTTTCAGGACAAAGTGAAGCAGCGCGCACTCGCACATACCGTCGACCAACTAAAAAATCGCTTCGGCGGTGCCGCCGTCATCCGTGCCGCTTCGCTAACCGACGCTGGTATGGTTTACGACCGCACCGCCAAAATTGGAGGTCACTATAAATGA
- a CDS encoding Crp/Fnr family transcriptional regulator has translation MPIFNHLTADEMATIATCTHYASVNKGESLATAGELLDQLFIVHRGKVKIYRLSPIGKEQIVRILTPGDFFGEYGLFDDQPQDNYAEALEQTEVCVIRGEDFQRLLEQFPQMALKLLREMSKRLAMSERLIEQLSLHSVEQRLAATLLELAHTTADTGQTLTLDISKGELSNYLGMSQETLSRTLSSFQQRGWIQLVGRRQMVILNEERLKEVIHAS, from the coding sequence GTGCCGATTTTTAACCATTTGACAGCCGACGAGATGGCGACAATCGCCACTTGTACACACTATGCATCTGTAAATAAAGGTGAATCGTTAGCGACAGCGGGTGAGCTCCTCGATCAATTGTTTATCGTTCACCGCGGGAAAGTGAAAATTTACCGTTTATCGCCAATAGGAAAAGAACAAATTGTACGCATATTGACGCCGGGGGATTTTTTCGGGGAATACGGTCTGTTTGACGATCAACCGCAAGACAACTATGCGGAAGCTTTGGAGCAGACCGAGGTGTGTGTGATCCGCGGCGAGGACTTTCAACGCTTGCTGGAGCAGTTTCCGCAAATGGCGCTCAAGCTGTTACGGGAAATGAGTAAGCGGCTCGCCATGAGTGAACGCTTAATCGAACAACTTAGCTTGCACAGTGTCGAGCAACGTCTCGCAGCGACATTGCTGGAATTAGCGCACACGACGGCAGACACGGGACAAACATTGACGCTAGACATTAGTAAAGGAGAACTGTCCAACTACTTAGGTATGTCCCAAGAAACGCTAAGTCGCACGTTGTCTTCTTTCCAACAGCGAGGCTGGATTCAATTAGTCGGCAGGCGCCAAATGGTCATCCTTAATGAGGAGCGGCTAAAAGAGGTGATCCACGCTTCCTAA
- a CDS encoding DUF1885 family protein, giving the protein MNILPQSAYVKLVAQSTQQSLTLDDVEQKFSRYIEQTGHTGKQLNWDYSDHAFPYTIEHKPEGEGVWFYLKGKDPQLYKGMIVGIGSEPLDVDDVTNTEAVTSTKREQAEMEQPPQNVRHFIQIVLPDGALHGDKAKGNEFAKYLAKQFQAELHLFNGRVMFFFPRK; this is encoded by the coding sequence GTGAATATTTTGCCACAAAGTGCTTATGTTAAATTAGTTGCCCAATCGACGCAACAGTCACTCACGTTAGACGATGTCGAACAAAAATTTTCCCGCTATATCGAGCAAACCGGCCATACCGGCAAGCAGTTAAACTGGGACTACTCGGACCACGCCTTCCCTTACACGATCGAACACAAGCCGGAAGGAGAAGGGGTGTGGTTTTACTTAAAAGGTAAAGACCCTCAGTTGTACAAAGGAATGATCGTCGGCATCGGCAGCGAACCCCTCGACGTGGACGACGTGACTAACACCGAAGCTGTAACGTCGACCAAACGGGAACAGGCGGAAATGGAACAACCGCCGCAAAACGTGCGCCACTTTATCCAAATCGTCCTCCCTGATGGCGCTTTGCACGGCGACAAGGCGAAAGGCAACGAGTTCGCCAAGTATTTAGCGAAGCAGTTCCAAGCCGAATTGCACCTGTTTAACGGCCGTGTCATGTTCTTCTTCCCGCGCAAGTAA
- a CDS encoding GapA-binding peptide SR1P, which produces MGIILCQFCGEVIEYVQQEKVAKVYASCHECADGATCQGEED; this is translated from the coding sequence GTGGGGATCATTTTGTGCCAGTTTTGCGGTGAAGTGATTGAGTACGTGCAACAGGAGAAAGTGGCAAAAGTATACGCGTCATGCCACGAATGCGCCGATGGTGCAACCTGTCAAGGCGAGGAAGACTAA
- a CDS encoding 2-oxoacid:ferredoxin oxidoreductase subunit beta, whose translation MATIKDFRVTERPTWCPGCGDFAVLAALQKACANLGLEPENVALITGIGCSGKLVQHFGAYGFHTLHGRSLPLAQGVKLGNQDLTVIAAGGDGDGYGIGMGHLVHSIRRNVDMTYIVMDNHIYGLTTGQMSPTSKRGFKSKTSPQGSAEEPVRAVETAIVNGASFVAQGFSGDVKHLTQLYEQAIAHKGFALVNTFSPCVTFNKVNTYDWFREGLVKLDGQGDYDPTDRQAALHALHEADGMVYGVIYKKERPVYNEVVLGASETAAAKMDLHIAGEEKRTLLANFR comes from the coding sequence ATGGCGACGATCAAGGACTTTCGCGTAACGGAAAGACCGACGTGGTGCCCCGGCTGCGGCGATTTCGCCGTCCTCGCCGCACTGCAGAAGGCGTGTGCCAATTTAGGCCTCGAGCCGGAAAACGTCGCACTCATCACCGGCATCGGCTGCTCGGGAAAACTCGTGCAACACTTCGGCGCTTACGGCTTCCACACGTTACACGGCCGTTCGCTGCCGCTGGCACAAGGGGTGAAGTTGGGCAACCAAGATCTCACCGTTATCGCCGCCGGCGGAGACGGCGACGGCTACGGGATCGGTATGGGACACCTCGTGCACAGCATCCGGCGCAACGTCGACATGACGTACATCGTGATGGACAACCACATTTACGGCCTGACGACGGGACAAATGTCGCCGACGAGTAAACGCGGCTTCAAATCGAAAACATCGCCGCAAGGTTCGGCAGAGGAACCGGTGAGGGCAGTAGAAACGGCGATCGTCAACGGCGCCAGCTTCGTCGCGCAAGGTTTTTCCGGCGACGTCAAGCACTTGACGCAGCTTTATGAACAGGCGATTGCGCACAAAGGGTTTGCCCTCGTAAACACCTTCAGCCCTTGCGTCACTTTTAACAAGGTAAACACGTACGACTGGTTCCGCGAAGGGTTAGTCAAACTGGACGGACAGGGCGACTATGACCCGACCGACCGCCAAGCAGCACTGCACGCGCTGCACGAGGCGGACGGGATGGTTTACGGAGTTATTTACAAAAAAGAGCGCCCCGTCTACAACGAAGTCGTGTTAGGCGCTTCGGAGACGGCGGCGGCGAAGATGGACCTCCACATCGCGGGCGAAGAGAAACGTACCCTCCTCGCCAATTTTCGCTAA
- a CDS encoding heavy-metal-associated domain-containing protein → MLKKTFQLEALTCPSCIQNIETVLARTKGVREVKVLFHSSKVKVSFDEHVVSGDTIKQTLGDLGYEVIGVPS, encoded by the coding sequence ATGCTGAAAAAAACATTTCAATTAGAAGCGTTGACGTGCCCGAGTTGTATCCAAAACATTGAAACGGTGTTAGCGCGAACGAAAGGTGTACGAGAAGTAAAGGTGCTATTCCACTCCAGCAAAGTAAAGGTTTCATTCGACGAACATGTCGTCTCTGGGGACACTATCAAACAAACGCTAGGTGACCTCGGCTATGAAGTAATAGGCGTCCCGTCTTAA